In Mycolicibacterium mucogenicum DSM 44124, the following are encoded in one genomic region:
- a CDS encoding GntR family transcriptional regulator yields MNTASEPQFAAPAQLSHDVARYVRRRIFSGAFPAGEYLRLDQLATELGVSVTPVREALLNLRAEGLLVQHPRRGFMVLEVTARDVADVAMVQAFVGGELAARAAENITDAQVAELTRIQEALEQAYQHTDVDRMVQLNHEFHRLINVVADSPKLTQFMSGITRYAPEAVFPTLQGWPDLSIRDHRRVIAALQAGDGDAARTAMAEHFEVGVAPLTEHLCERGVIREG; encoded by the coding sequence ATGAATACCGCATCTGAACCCCAATTCGCCGCGCCCGCACAGCTTTCCCACGACGTGGCGCGGTACGTTCGGCGCCGCATCTTCAGCGGTGCGTTCCCGGCGGGGGAGTACCTGCGGCTGGACCAGCTGGCCACTGAGCTGGGTGTCAGTGTCACCCCGGTCCGGGAGGCGCTGCTGAACCTGCGGGCCGAAGGGCTGTTGGTGCAGCATCCCCGGCGTGGCTTCATGGTGCTGGAGGTGACCGCCCGCGACGTCGCCGACGTGGCCATGGTGCAGGCGTTCGTCGGTGGGGAACTGGCGGCGCGTGCTGCCGAGAACATCACGGACGCTCAGGTCGCCGAACTCACGCGCATCCAGGAGGCGCTGGAGCAGGCCTACCAGCACACCGATGTCGACCGCATGGTGCAGCTCAACCACGAGTTCCACCGGCTGATCAATGTCGTCGCCGACTCACCCAAGCTGACCCAATTCATGTCAGGCATAACCCGTTACGCGCCCGAGGCGGTGTTTCCGACGCTGCAGGGGTGGCCGGACCTGTCGATCCGGGACCACCGCCGCGTGATCGCCGCGCTGCAGGCCGGTGACGGCGATGCGGCCCGAACGGCGATGGCTGAACACTTCGAAGTCGGGGTGGCGCCGCTGACGGAGCACCTCTGCGAACGCGGAGTCATCCGCGAGGGCTGA
- a CDS encoding acyl-CoA dehydrogenase family protein, translating to MSKLAQTAGLTEVQREIIATVRQFVDREIIPVAQELEHSDSYPQAIVDQMKDMGLFGLMIPQEYGGLGESLLTYALCVEELARGWMSISGVINTHFIVAYMIRQHGTEEQKQRYLPRMATGEVRGAFSMSEPELGSDVAAIRTKATRDTDGGYTITGQKMWLTNGGSSTLVAALVKTDEGADKPHRNLTAFLVEKPTGFGEVKPGLTIPGKIDKLGYKGIDTTELIFDGYRAGADDVLGGKPGAGFFQMMDGIEVGRVNVSARACGVGIRAFELAVRYAQQRETFGKPIADHQAIAFQLAEMATKVEAAHLMMVNAARLKDSGERNDVAAGMAKYLASEFCSEVTQQSFRIHGGYGYSKEYEIERLMRDAPFLLIGEGTSEIQKTIISKNLLNEYRI from the coding sequence ATGAGTAAGTTGGCCCAGACCGCCGGTCTCACCGAGGTGCAGCGCGAAATCATCGCCACCGTAAGGCAATTCGTCGACCGGGAGATCATTCCGGTGGCCCAGGAGCTGGAGCACTCGGACTCCTACCCGCAGGCGATCGTCGATCAGATGAAGGACATGGGTCTGTTCGGCCTGATGATCCCGCAGGAGTACGGCGGTCTCGGCGAGTCACTGCTGACGTACGCGCTGTGCGTCGAGGAGCTCGCCCGGGGCTGGATGAGCATCTCGGGCGTCATCAACACCCACTTCATCGTCGCCTACATGATCCGCCAGCACGGCACCGAGGAACAGAAACAGCGCTACCTGCCCCGGATGGCGACCGGCGAGGTCCGCGGCGCCTTCTCGATGTCCGAGCCGGAACTGGGTTCCGACGTCGCCGCGATCCGCACCAAGGCCACCCGGGACACCGACGGCGGCTACACCATCACCGGCCAGAAGATGTGGCTGACCAACGGCGGCAGCTCGACTCTGGTTGCGGCACTGGTGAAAACCGACGAGGGCGCCGACAAGCCGCACCGCAACCTGACCGCGTTCCTGGTCGAGAAACCGACCGGCTTCGGGGAGGTCAAACCCGGCCTCACCATCCCGGGCAAGATCGACAAGCTCGGTTACAAGGGCATCGACACCACCGAGCTCATCTTCGACGGCTACCGCGCCGGCGCCGACGACGTCCTCGGCGGCAAGCCCGGCGCGGGCTTCTTCCAGATGATGGACGGTATCGAGGTGGGACGGGTCAACGTGTCCGCGCGGGCCTGTGGTGTCGGCATCCGCGCCTTCGAATTGGCCGTGCGCTACGCCCAGCAGCGCGAGACGTTCGGCAAGCCGATCGCCGATCACCAGGCCATCGCCTTCCAGCTCGCCGAGATGGCCACCAAAGTCGAAGCGGCACATCTGATGATGGTCAACGCCGCCCGCCTCAAGGACTCGGGCGAGCGCAACGACGTTGCGGCCGGGATGGCGAAATACCTTGCCAGTGAGTTCTGTTCAGAAGTCACCCAGCAGAGCTTCCGGATCCACGGAGGCTACGGCTACTCGAAGGAATACGAGATCGAACGACTGATGCGGGACGCGCCGTTCCTGTTGATCGGCGAGGGCACCAGCGAAATCCAGAAGACCATCATCAGCAAGAACCTGCTCAATGAATACCGCATCTGA
- a CDS encoding acetyl-CoA C-acetyltransferase, which translates to MTATSPVICAPVRTPIGRYGGMFKSLTAVELGVAALRGLLQRTGIPADAVQDVILGHCYPSSEAPAIGRVVALDAGLPVTVPGMQVDRRCGSGLQAVIQACMQVASGANDLVIAGGAESMSNVAFHSTDMRWGGARGGITVHDGLARGRTTAGGKNYPVPGGMLETAENLRRQYAISRVEQDALAVRSHQKAVAAQRSGVLADEIVPVTVATRAGDQVIGTDEHPRADTTVEALGELKPVLGKSDPDATVTAGNSSGQNDAASMCVVTTPERAAELGLQPLVRLVSWGVAGVPPNVMGIGPVPATEVALAKAGLALADIDLIELNEAFAAQALACTREWKFTDRDWERTNVRGSGISLGHPVGATGGRMLATLARELHLRDARYGLETMCIGGGQGLAAVFERIES; encoded by the coding sequence ATGACCGCGACCAGTCCCGTCATCTGTGCGCCGGTACGTACCCCGATCGGCCGCTACGGCGGCATGTTCAAATCGCTGACCGCGGTCGAACTCGGCGTCGCGGCGCTGCGGGGTTTGTTGCAGCGCACCGGGATTCCGGCCGACGCGGTACAGGATGTCATTCTCGGGCACTGCTACCCGTCCAGTGAAGCCCCGGCGATCGGCCGCGTCGTGGCGCTCGACGCCGGGCTGCCGGTCACCGTTCCGGGCATGCAGGTCGACCGGCGCTGCGGGTCAGGACTGCAGGCCGTCATCCAGGCCTGCATGCAGGTGGCCAGTGGCGCAAACGATCTCGTGATCGCCGGTGGTGCGGAGTCGATGAGCAACGTCGCCTTCCACTCCACCGATATGCGCTGGGGTGGCGCGCGCGGCGGCATCACGGTGCACGACGGGCTGGCGCGCGGCCGGACCACCGCCGGCGGCAAGAATTATCCGGTGCCCGGTGGCATGCTCGAGACCGCGGAGAACCTGCGTAGGCAGTACGCGATCTCCCGGGTGGAGCAGGATGCGCTGGCGGTGCGGTCGCATCAGAAAGCTGTTGCGGCGCAACGCAGTGGGGTGCTGGCCGACGAGATCGTCCCGGTGACCGTCGCCACCCGCGCCGGTGACCAGGTGATCGGCACCGACGAACATCCACGCGCCGACACCACTGTCGAGGCGCTCGGTGAGCTCAAACCCGTTCTGGGCAAGAGTGATCCGGACGCCACCGTGACGGCGGGAAACTCCAGTGGGCAAAACGACGCGGCATCGATGTGCGTCGTGACCACCCCGGAGCGTGCGGCAGAACTGGGCCTGCAGCCGCTGGTCCGGCTGGTGTCGTGGGGCGTGGCCGGGGTACCCCCGAATGTCATGGGCATCGGGCCGGTGCCGGCCACCGAGGTCGCGCTGGCCAAAGCCGGTCTGGCTCTTGCCGATATCGATCTGATCGAACTCAACGAGGCCTTCGCCGCCCAGGCGTTGGCCTGCACCCGGGAATGGAAGTTCACCGATCGCGACTGGGAACGCACGAACGTGCGTGGCTCGGGTATCTCGCTCGGTCATCCCGTCGGAGCGACCGGCGGCCGGATGCTCGCGACCCTCGCCCGCGAACTGCACCTGCGGGATGCCCGCTATGGGCTGGAAACGATGTGCATAGGAGGCGGCCAGGGGTTGGCCGCCGTATTTGAACGGATCGAGTCATGA
- the fabG gene encoding 3-oxoacyl-ACP reductase FabG, with the protein MPLLDGRIAVITGGAQGIGYAIAERFIAEGARVVIGDLNLDATEAAVAKLGGSDVAKAVRCDVTSAADVQALIDAAVEFGGRGTIDIMVNNAGITRDATMRKMTEEQFDQVIDVHLKGCWNGTRLAANLMREAKRGAIINISSISGKVGLVGQTNYSAAKAGIVGLTKAAAKEVAHLGVRVNAVQPGLIRSAMTEAMPQRIWDQKLAEIPMGRAAEPSEVASVVAFLASDMSSYMTGCVLEITGGRHI; encoded by the coding sequence ATGCCGCTGCTGGACGGACGTATCGCGGTGATCACCGGCGGTGCCCAGGGAATCGGATACGCGATCGCGGAACGGTTCATCGCCGAAGGCGCCCGCGTCGTGATCGGCGACCTGAATCTCGACGCGACCGAGGCCGCCGTCGCCAAACTCGGGGGTTCCGATGTGGCCAAGGCCGTGCGCTGCGACGTGACGTCGGCCGCAGACGTGCAGGCACTGATCGACGCCGCGGTCGAGTTCGGCGGCCGGGGAACCATCGACATCATGGTCAACAACGCCGGCATCACGCGCGACGCCACCATGCGCAAGATGACCGAGGAGCAGTTCGACCAGGTCATCGACGTGCACCTGAAAGGCTGTTGGAACGGCACCCGCTTGGCGGCCAACCTCATGCGGGAGGCGAAAAGAGGTGCCATCATCAATATCTCGTCGATCTCGGGCAAGGTCGGCCTGGTCGGCCAGACCAACTACTCGGCGGCCAAGGCGGGCATCGTCGGCCTGACCAAGGCGGCCGCCAAGGAGGTCGCCCACCTCGGCGTGCGGGTCAACGCCGTGCAGCCGGGCCTGATCCGCTCCGCGATGACCGAGGCCATGCCGCAACGGATTTGGGATCAGAAGCTGGCGGAGATTCCGATGGGACGGGCCGCCGAGCCCAGTGAAGTGGCGTCGGTGGTCGCGTTCCTGGCGTCGGACATGTCGTCGTACATGACCGGCTGCGTCCTGGAAATCACCGGGGGACGGCACATCTAG
- a CDS encoding acyl-CoA dehydrogenase family protein, translated as MAEPTGSPAAEVSDQDFRDILDATRQFVRTAVLPRELEIMNENRVPDDIRDQAKNMGLFGYAIPQEWGGLGLNLVQDVEMAMELGYTTLAVRSMFGTNNGIAGQVLVGFGTDTQKQRWLEPIASGDCVASFALTESGAGSNPAGLRTKAVADGDDWIITGHKRFITNAPTANLFVVFARTRPADADGPGIAVFLVPADAPGVVVGPKDAKMGQEGAWTSDITFDDVRVGPDALIGGNEDIGYRAALTSLARGRVHIAAVSVGAAQRALDESVTYAATATQGGTAIGEFQLVQAMLADMQTGVMAGRALVRDAAQLWVSGADRRIAPSAAKLFCTEMVGKVADLAVQVHGGSGYMRDVPVERIYRDVRLLRLYEGTSEIQRLIIGGGLVKAAQRSASGR; from the coding sequence ATGGCCGAACCCACCGGTTCCCCCGCCGCAGAAGTCAGCGATCAGGATTTCCGCGACATCCTCGACGCGACCCGCCAGTTCGTCCGCACCGCGGTCCTGCCGCGCGAGCTCGAGATCATGAACGAGAACCGGGTGCCCGACGACATCCGCGATCAGGCGAAGAACATGGGCCTGTTCGGCTATGCCATCCCCCAGGAGTGGGGCGGTCTGGGACTGAACCTCGTCCAGGACGTCGAGATGGCGATGGAGTTGGGCTACACCACGCTTGCCGTGCGGTCGATGTTCGGCACCAACAACGGCATCGCCGGCCAGGTGCTGGTCGGGTTCGGCACCGATACCCAGAAGCAGCGCTGGCTGGAACCGATCGCCAGCGGCGACTGCGTCGCGTCCTTCGCGTTGACCGAGTCCGGCGCCGGCTCCAACCCCGCCGGCCTGCGCACCAAGGCCGTGGCCGACGGGGACGACTGGATCATCACCGGCCACAAGCGATTCATCACCAACGCGCCCACCGCGAACCTGTTCGTGGTGTTCGCCCGGACCCGGCCGGCCGACGCCGACGGACCCGGCATCGCCGTGTTCCTCGTCCCCGCCGACGCTCCCGGCGTCGTGGTCGGGCCGAAGGACGCGAAGATGGGCCAGGAAGGGGCCTGGACCTCCGACATCACGTTCGACGACGTGCGGGTCGGTCCCGATGCCCTCATCGGCGGCAACGAGGACATCGGCTACCGCGCCGCGCTGACGTCATTGGCCCGGGGCCGGGTGCACATCGCAGCCGTCTCGGTGGGCGCGGCGCAACGCGCCCTCGACGAGTCGGTGACGTACGCCGCGACCGCCACGCAGGGCGGCACCGCAATCGGCGAATTCCAGCTGGTACAGGCGATGCTGGCGGACATGCAGACCGGCGTCATGGCCGGCCGGGCCCTGGTCCGGGACGCCGCGCAGTTGTGGGTCAGCGGCGCGGACCGCCGCATCGCGCCGTCGGCCGCGAAGCTGTTCTGTACCGAGATGGTCGGCAAGGTCGCCGACCTGGCCGTGCAGGTGCACGGCGGCAGCGGGTACATGCGCGACGTGCCCGTCGAACGGATCTATCGCGACGTGCGCCTGCTCCGGTTGTACGAAGGCACCAGCGAGATTCAGCGGTTGATCATCGGCGGCGGCCTGGTGAAGGCGGCGCAGCGCTCGGCGTCGGGTCGCTGA
- a CDS encoding MaoC family dehydratase: protein MKVFDNLSEFVAAAGSQLGPTEWMEITQDRVNLFADATDDHQWIHVDPERAAAGPFGGTIAHGLLTLSLLPHFMHQLYRVDNVALAVNYGYNKVRFITPVKVGANVRAGAVISKVDELDGAVQATMTVTVEIEGSDKPAAVVESIVRIIG from the coding sequence GTGAAGGTCTTCGACAATCTGTCCGAGTTCGTCGCAGCAGCAGGTAGTCAGCTTGGGCCGACGGAGTGGATGGAGATCACCCAGGATCGGGTGAATCTGTTCGCCGACGCCACCGACGACCACCAGTGGATTCACGTCGATCCTGAGCGCGCCGCCGCGGGCCCGTTCGGCGGCACAATTGCACACGGTTTGCTGACACTTTCACTGCTACCGCATTTCATGCACCAGCTCTATCGCGTCGACAACGTCGCATTGGCCGTCAATTACGGATATAACAAGGTGCGATTCATCACACCGGTCAAGGTCGGAGCAAACGTTCGCGCGGGTGCCGTCATTTCGAAAGTCGACGAGCTGGACGGTGCCGTTCAAGCGACGATGACAGTGACCGTCGAGATCGAGGGATCGGATAAGCCGGCCGCCGTCGTCGAATCGATCGTGCGAATCATCGGATGA
- a CDS encoding Rv1355c family protein, translating to MAALDANHISILDPQNSADAAALEELLRDPAVNTVDTWADQFAALAELRPAPTSDLLDEPARWVYYPWRAAVLKLLGPRSYRRLRLDRNRHLATSAEQDRLGRLRVGIVGLSSGHLIAHSLAVAGFCGELRLTDFDELGVSNLNRIPATVFDIGLNKATAAMRRIAELDPYLLVRHSTAGLSAESLAPFLDGLDVLVEQCDSLEMKLHLRHGARARGIPVLMATSDRGLIDVERFDVDPTRPVFHGLLGDIDPDTMAGLPIAEKLPYLMQVFDPARVSPRMGASLLEVGRTLSAWPQLVGDVTVGAATVLEAIRRIGLNEPLASGRTQVDIGGLLGELAEPTHVAGPADVPLPEAGAVSTGLGQVIDAAVAAAIRAPSGGNAQPWRIAATADSLVIGIDPARTSAMDVGFRGSAVAVGAAAFNARVAAAANGFATELSYTEPDGAYPLRIALRLRPGGAPELARWHPGVFERETNRHRGTGAPLTPEVAETLSQVAKEYDARVHVMVDHGEIARAATVFAAADRIRYLTPTLHREMISELRWPGDDDMDFGIDVHSLALDSGDLAVLPLLRRTDVVAALDEWDAGAVLGDDTSDRLRASSAVVTVLIQGAALSDFARGGAAVVAVWMAAQAAGLAVQPMSPPFLYAHTGTEFGELSGKYADQLHRLQDTFNELTSKGQDESVVLVLRISDAPPASVPSRRSTAFEVGAG from the coding sequence ATGGCAGCTCTGGACGCTAACCACATCTCGATCCTCGACCCCCAGAACTCCGCTGACGCGGCAGCACTCGAAGAGCTGCTGCGCGATCCGGCGGTCAACACCGTTGACACCTGGGCCGACCAGTTCGCGGCGCTGGCCGAACTCCGGCCGGCCCCGACGTCCGACCTTCTCGACGAACCCGCCCGCTGGGTCTACTACCCGTGGCGTGCGGCGGTGCTGAAGCTGCTGGGCCCGCGGTCGTATCGCCGCCTGCGCCTGGACCGCAACCGGCATCTGGCCACCAGTGCCGAACAGGACCGGCTGGGCCGCCTGCGCGTCGGCATCGTCGGACTCAGCTCGGGCCACCTCATCGCTCATTCGCTCGCCGTGGCGGGATTCTGTGGCGAGCTCCGGTTGACCGATTTCGACGAGCTGGGCGTGTCCAATCTCAATCGCATACCCGCAACGGTCTTCGACATCGGCCTCAACAAGGCGACCGCCGCCATGCGCCGGATCGCCGAGCTCGATCCCTACCTCCTGGTCCGGCATTCGACCGCCGGACTGAGTGCCGAGTCCCTCGCGCCGTTCCTCGACGGGCTCGACGTGCTGGTCGAGCAGTGTGACTCGCTCGAGATGAAACTGCACCTCCGCCACGGCGCCCGGGCCCGCGGCATCCCGGTACTGATGGCCACCAGCGACCGCGGCCTGATCGACGTCGAACGCTTCGACGTCGATCCCACCCGCCCGGTCTTCCACGGACTGCTCGGCGACATCGACCCCGACACCATGGCGGGCCTGCCGATCGCTGAAAAGCTGCCGTACCTGATGCAGGTCTTCGACCCGGCCAGGGTTTCGCCGCGGATGGGCGCGTCCCTGCTCGAGGTGGGCCGCACCCTGTCGGCCTGGCCGCAACTCGTCGGCGACGTAACCGTCGGAGCGGCAACCGTTTTGGAAGCCATCCGCCGCATCGGGCTGAACGAGCCCCTCGCGTCCGGTCGCACCCAGGTCGACATCGGCGGTCTGCTCGGTGAACTTGCCGAACCCACCCACGTCGCCGGACCCGCCGATGTCCCCCTGCCGGAGGCCGGTGCGGTCTCGACCGGGCTCGGCCAGGTCATCGACGCCGCCGTTGCCGCCGCGATTCGCGCGCCTTCGGGCGGCAACGCGCAGCCGTGGCGCATCGCGGCGACGGCCGACAGCCTCGTCATCGGCATCGATCCCGCACGCACTTCGGCCATGGACGTCGGTTTCCGGGGCAGTGCGGTCGCCGTCGGGGCCGCGGCCTTCAACGCGCGAGTTGCTGCCGCCGCCAACGGTTTTGCCACGGAGTTGAGCTATACCGAGCCCGACGGCGCATACCCGTTGCGGATCGCCCTCCGACTGCGGCCGGGCGGTGCCCCTGAGCTCGCGCGGTGGCACCCCGGGGTCTTCGAGCGCGAGACCAATCGGCACCGCGGAACGGGCGCACCGTTGACACCCGAGGTGGCCGAGACGTTGTCGCAGGTGGCAAAGGAATACGACGCACGCGTGCACGTCATGGTCGACCACGGTGAGATCGCACGCGCGGCAACGGTCTTCGCAGCTGCCGACCGGATCCGCTACCTCACCCCTACCCTGCATCGCGAGATGATCTCGGAGCTGCGCTGGCCCGGCGACGACGACATGGACTTCGGCATCGATGTCCACTCCCTCGCGCTCGATTCCGGCGATCTGGCCGTACTGCCGCTGCTGCGCCGGACCGACGTCGTTGCGGCACTCGACGAATGGGATGCCGGCGCCGTGCTCGGGGACGACACGAGTGATCGCCTGCGTGCCAGCAGTGCGGTCGTCACCGTACTGATCCAAGGCGCGGCGCTGAGCGACTTCGCCCGTGGCGGTGCCGCCGTGGTCGCCGTGTGGATGGCGGCGCAGGCCGCCGGACTGGCCGTGCAGCCGATGTCGCCGCCGTTTCTCTACGCCCACACCGGAACCGAGTTCGGCGAACTCTCCGGCAAGTACGCCGACCAACTCCACCGACTACAGGACACATTCAACGAGTTGACCAGCAAAGGGCAGGACGAGTCGGTGGTCCTCGTGCTCCGAATATCGGATGCGCCACCGGCTTCGGTACCGAGCCGTAGGAGCACCGCCTTTGAGGTCGGTGCAGGTTAA
- a CDS encoding putative bifunctional diguanylate cyclase/phosphodiesterase, giving the protein MSIDESPPSLDRVVTEVATRLMAADSSNYTQVYTDVLEILVDYFGVDVSFLRRNDHEIGASILVAEWPLRPEIPDPDPLRVVYFADADPVFAELEHRKKPLIVRPEPETDDYQRRIEAGRNVSQISLAATPLVSGERTTGALGFVKYGNREWVTEEINALQAIASLLTQAQSRVLAEEQLRYLAEHDDLTGLNNRRALIAHLDARLQPGQPGPVTALFFDLDRLKAINDYLGHSAGDSFIRVFAQRLTEGVDSKTVIARLGGDEFVVVPADPISANKAEALAYQLQDSLRRRVWIDGERLTRAVSVGVASGLPGSDTSSDLLRRADQAVLSAKSAGGDRVAVFTTAMSLETAYRNDIELHLQDVIENGALLLNYLPEIDMRTGKLLATEALVRWDHPTRGLLPPAAFIGIAESINLAGELGRWVLRTACREFARWREDFQASKPGSDDRDDFELRVNVSPVQLVTDGFAESVAEILDEFGLDRGSVCLEITENVVVQDSESSRATLADLRRTGVRLAIDDFGTGYSVLSHLKSLPVDILKIDRSFVTDLGSNPGDLAIVRAIIALADSFGLQIVAEGVETKAAATTLLRHGCHRAQGFLLSRPLPSDQMATLYRKGRVPVRFTSDM; this is encoded by the coding sequence ATGTCCATCGACGAGTCTCCCCCTTCACTGGATCGCGTGGTCACAGAGGTAGCGACGCGGCTGATGGCGGCGGACTCCAGCAACTACACCCAGGTGTACACGGACGTGCTGGAGATCCTCGTCGACTACTTCGGGGTCGACGTCAGCTTCCTGCGGCGCAATGATCACGAGATCGGTGCCTCGATTCTCGTCGCGGAATGGCCACTGCGGCCGGAGATTCCGGACCCCGATCCCCTGCGCGTGGTGTACTTCGCCGACGCCGACCCGGTCTTCGCGGAATTGGAACATCGCAAGAAACCGCTCATCGTGCGCCCCGAGCCGGAGACCGACGACTATCAGCGGCGCATCGAGGCCGGCCGCAATGTCTCTCAGATATCCCTGGCAGCAACGCCTTTGGTGTCCGGCGAACGCACCACCGGGGCGCTCGGCTTCGTCAAGTACGGCAACCGCGAATGGGTCACCGAAGAGATCAACGCGCTGCAGGCCATCGCATCACTGTTGACCCAGGCCCAATCTCGGGTGCTCGCCGAGGAGCAGCTCCGGTACCTGGCCGAACACGATGACCTGACCGGCCTGAACAACCGGCGCGCCCTCATCGCCCACCTCGATGCCCGGTTGCAGCCGGGACAGCCCGGTCCGGTGACCGCCCTGTTCTTCGATCTCGACCGGCTCAAGGCCATCAATGACTACCTCGGGCACAGCGCCGGCGATTCGTTCATCCGCGTCTTCGCCCAGCGCCTCACCGAGGGAGTCGACAGCAAGACCGTGATCGCCCGGCTCGGCGGAGACGAGTTCGTGGTCGTCCCGGCAGACCCGATATCCGCCAACAAGGCCGAGGCACTCGCCTACCAGCTTCAGGACTCCTTGCGGCGCCGCGTGTGGATCGACGGTGAACGGCTCACGCGGGCAGTGAGTGTCGGCGTCGCTTCGGGCCTTCCGGGCTCCGACACCTCCTCCGACCTGTTGCGCCGCGCCGACCAGGCCGTCTTGAGCGCGAAGTCTGCCGGCGGGGACCGTGTTGCGGTGTTCACCACCGCGATGTCCCTGGAAACGGCCTACCGCAACGATATCGAGCTGCACCTGCAGGACGTCATCGAGAACGGCGCGCTGCTGCTCAACTATCTCCCGGAAATCGACATGCGCACCGGGAAGCTGCTCGCGACCGAAGCGCTCGTACGCTGGGACCACCCCACCCGCGGGCTGCTCCCACCTGCCGCATTCATCGGCATCGCCGAATCGATCAACCTGGCAGGCGAATTGGGCCGGTGGGTGCTGCGGACGGCATGCCGCGAATTCGCCCGCTGGCGCGAGGACTTCCAAGCCTCGAAACCCGGCAGCGACGATCGCGACGATTTCGAGTTGCGCGTCAACGTCTCCCCGGTTCAGCTGGTCACCGACGGCTTCGCCGAGTCGGTGGCCGAGATCCTCGACGAATTCGGTCTCGACCGCGGGTCGGTGTGCCTGGAGATCACCGAGAACGTCGTCGTGCAGGACAGCGAATCCTCCCGCGCCACATTGGCCGACCTCCGCAGAACCGGCGTTCGGTTGGCGATCGACGACTTCGGCACCGGATACAGCGTGCTGTCCCACCTCAAGTCGCTGCCTGTCGACATCCTCAAGATCGATCGCAGCTTCGTGACCGACCTCGGGTCCAACCCCGGCGACCTGGCGATCGTCCGGGCGATCATCGCGCTGGCCGACTCGTTCGGTCTGCAGATCGTCGCCGAGGGCGTCGAAACCAAGGCTGCCGCAACCACATTGCTGCGCCACGGCTGCCACCGGGCGCAGGGGTTCCTGCTGTCGCGGCCGCTGCCGAGCGACCAGATGGCGACGCTGTACCGCAAGGGACGGGTGCCGGTCCGGTTCACCAGCGACATGTGA
- a CDS encoding ScbR family autoregulator-binding transcription factor produces MGRQPRSEVTRRKIIDSAVDLINEIGYPAAGLADIIERAELTKGALYYHFDSKEALATVIIEEAMVLLHNVFQSARDSEHSAMKSLIVGTFTTSDLLATNRTAQAGTKLLRTFAGFNPTARHSYVNFVDQFTSDIKRAETDGDLRPGADPADVANTLVAWILGAELMSSAASDGDDLRDRFTRQWRVLMPAIVTPESLDRHLDFMVAASTRQPNIVEHTATP; encoded by the coding sequence ATGGGGCGCCAGCCGCGATCCGAAGTGACCCGACGCAAGATCATTGACTCTGCTGTCGATTTGATCAACGAGATCGGTTATCCCGCCGCCGGATTGGCTGACATCATCGAACGCGCCGAGCTGACGAAGGGCGCGCTGTACTACCACTTCGATTCCAAAGAAGCCCTGGCCACTGTCATCATCGAAGAGGCAATGGTCTTGCTGCACAACGTGTTCCAGTCTGCCCGGGACTCGGAGCACAGCGCGATGAAGTCACTGATCGTCGGCACCTTCACCACCAGCGATCTGCTGGCGACCAACCGGACCGCCCAGGCCGGAACGAAACTGTTGCGCACGTTCGCGGGGTTCAACCCGACAGCGCGACACAGCTACGTGAACTTCGTCGACCAGTTCACCTCGGACATCAAACGCGCCGAAACGGACGGCGATCTGCGCCCCGGCGCGGATCCTGCCGATGTCGCCAACACACTGGTGGCCTGGATCCTCGGCGCGGAGCTGATGTCCAGCGCCGCGTCTGACGGCGACGACCTCCGCGACCGGTTCACCAGGCAATGGCGCGTTCTGATGCCGGCGATCGTGACCCCGGAATCGCTCGACCGCCACCTCGACTTCATGGTGGCCGCGTCCACGCGACAGCCGAACATCGTGGAGCACACCGCCACCCCCTGA